GCTAGGAGAGGCACTGGAAAGATGTGATTTTGGTGGGAAAATAGGGCCAGAGGAGTGTGTGGAGGTAATAAGATTATTGGGTGAAGATGGTGATGTGATGGGTTGTTTGTATTTTTTTGAATGGATGGGAATGACTGAGCCTTGTTTAGTTTCTCCTCGGGCATGTTCGGTTTTCTTTCCTATACTTGGGAGAGCGGGGAAGGGGGACGAGTTGTTGACAGTGTTCAAGAACTTGCCTTTTGATCAAAACAAGCGATTTAGAGATGTACTTGTTTACAATGCTGCTATTTCGGGCCTTTTGTTTTGTGGAAGGTATCGAATTTTGACTGATTTAGGATAGTTGAAATTTGCCGTTCGTAGTTCTAGTGCTATTCAGCAGTTTTATCGATTGCTTTTCTTCattcattttctattttctagcaGCATCAATGTCTTATCTGCTCGTAATGTTCACATATGTGTAATCATCAAAGCATTTATGTGCATTTGAATTTAGACTTATTTAGGATGTAATCAATAAAAACATTTGTGTATATAAGGTTGATCATGCTTTTATGGCGAGGTAACGTGTTATTTATTATGTGCTGCCATTTTCAAAGGTATGAGGACGCATGGAAAGTGTTCGAGTCAATGGAAACAAGTAACATAAGACCTGATCCTGTGACTTGTTCTATAATGATTACAATCATGAGGAAGGATGGTTGTAGTGCCAAAAATACATGGGAATTCTTTGAAAAGATGAGTGGAAAGGGAGTCAAATGGAGTTTGGAAGTTCTCGGGGCTCTAATCAAATCATTCTGTGACGAGGGGCTAAAGAAAGAAGCTCTTATAGTCCAATCTGAAATGGAGAAAAAGGGTATTTTGCCTAATGCTATTGTTTATAATACAATAATGGATGCTTATAGTAAATCTAACCAGGTTGAAGAGGCGGAATGTCTTTTTGCTGAGATGAAGACAAAGGGAATAGCACCAACTGCTGCCACGTACAACATATTGATGGATGCCTATAGTAAAAGATCGCAACCTGAGATTGTTGAAAAATTACTTCAGGAGATGGAAGCTGGTGGGCTAGAGCCAAATGTGAGGTCATATACGTGCCTGATTAGTGCTTATGGGATGAAAATGAGCGACATGGCTGCGGATGCATTTTTGAGGATGAAGAAAATTGGTATAAAGCCCACCTCTCATTCTTATACAGCCCTTATCCATGCTTACGCAGTAGATGGATGGCATGAGAAATCTTTTATGGCTTTTGAAAATATGTTGAAGGATGGAATAAAACCTTCTGTCGAGACGTATACTGCTCTGTTGGATGCGTTTAGACGTGCTGGAGACACTGATAGTCTGATGAaaatttggaagatgatgattAAGGATAAAGTGGGAGGGACACAAGTTACTTTTAACACTCTTCTTGATGGATTTGCGAAGCAAGGTCATTATGTCGAAGCAAGAGATGTAATATGCGAGTTTGGAAAGCTTGGTTTTCAACCGACCGTGTTGACGTATAACATGCTGATAAATGCATATGCAAGGGGAATGCAAGAATCAAAGTTACCACAGCTGTTGAAAGAGATGTCTGCTCTTAGTCTGAAACCAGATTCTATTACTTATTCCACCATGATTTATGCCTATATTCGAGTCCGTGATTTCAAGAGGGCATTCTTTTATCATAAACAGATGGTAAAAAATGGTCAGGTACCTGATGCCAAATCATATCAGAAGCTCAGGGCAATTCTGGATGTGAAAGCTAAGATAAAGAATAGGAAGGATAAGAGCGCTCTAATGGGTATTATAAAAAGTAGCATGGGCTTGTTGAAAGAGAAGAAAAAAGGGAAGAAGGATGAATTTTGGAAGAGCAGAAAGAACCGGTCGAG
The Primulina tabacum isolate GXHZ01 chromosome 9, ASM2559414v2, whole genome shotgun sequence DNA segment above includes these coding regions:
- the LOC142556188 gene encoding pentatricopeptide repeat-containing protein At5g50280, chloroplastic — encoded protein: MATSSFRSFTSSLYSPNHKKIPQHFQILKLPESSRNRLKFDISSAATQTPNSSIFLPFLQNPGIKPQQDDDNIEKINDPILKFFKSRTSDPDPTPEGRITFQKNRKSSWHLSSAFDNIDSDSDSETHQLSVPHSEQTSPEVEGVVGEILGIARALPLNVTLGEALERCDFGGKIGPEECVEVIRLLGEDGDVMGCLYFFEWMGMTEPCLVSPRACSVFFPILGRAGKGDELLTVFKNLPFDQNKRFRDVLVYNAAISGLLFCGRYEDAWKVFESMETSNIRPDPVTCSIMITIMRKDGCSAKNTWEFFEKMSGKGVKWSLEVLGALIKSFCDEGLKKEALIVQSEMEKKGILPNAIVYNTIMDAYSKSNQVEEAECLFAEMKTKGIAPTAATYNILMDAYSKRSQPEIVEKLLQEMEAGGLEPNVRSYTCLISAYGMKMSDMAADAFLRMKKIGIKPTSHSYTALIHAYAVDGWHEKSFMAFENMLKDGIKPSVETYTALLDAFRRAGDTDSLMKIWKMMIKDKVGGTQVTFNTLLDGFAKQGHYVEARDVICEFGKLGFQPTVLTYNMLINAYARGMQESKLPQLLKEMSALSLKPDSITYSTMIYAYIRVRDFKRAFFYHKQMVKNGQVPDAKSYQKLRAILDVKAKIKNRKDKSALMGIIKSSMGLLKEKKKGKKDEFWKSRKNRSRTPGSAQASRR